From Pseudoxanthomonas sp. YR558, the proteins below share one genomic window:
- the hutI gene encoding imidazolonepropionase: protein METRWDGLLVNVRLVTLAGDAGYGVVENGALGWRDGTLVFAGSLVDLPAPLASLADQVVDAQGDWVTPGLVDCHTHVVFAGDRAGEFEQRLQGASYEDIARAGGGIVSTVRATRAASEDALLDASLPRARALRDDGVTTLEIKSGYGLDFDNERKMLRVARRIGDLLGITVRATFLGAHALPPEFAGREDHYIDAVCTWLPTLHEEGLVDAVDAFCERIGFTAAQTQRVFEAARALGIPVKLHADQLSDGGGAALVAAFDGLSADHVEYTSEAGVAAMARAGSVAVLLPGAFHVLRETKLPPLDAFRAHGVPMAVATDCNPGTSPLQSLRLAMSLACTHFRLTPEEALRGATVHAAQALGLKDRGRLMVGQRADFVRWRIGRPAQLAYWLGGDLVSAVHVGGRVVSPP from the coding sequence ATGGAGACGCGCTGGGATGGCCTGCTGGTCAACGTCCGACTGGTCACGCTGGCCGGGGATGCCGGCTATGGCGTGGTGGAGAACGGTGCGCTGGGCTGGCGCGATGGCACGCTCGTGTTTGCGGGCAGTCTCGTGGATCTGCCGGCTCCACTGGCGTCACTGGCCGATCAGGTCGTGGACGCGCAGGGCGATTGGGTGACGCCTGGCCTGGTGGATTGCCACACGCATGTGGTGTTCGCCGGCGACCGGGCCGGTGAGTTCGAACAGCGCCTGCAGGGCGCCAGCTACGAAGACATCGCGCGCGCCGGCGGCGGCATCGTGTCCACCGTGCGGGCCACGCGGGCCGCCAGCGAGGACGCCCTGCTCGACGCCTCACTGCCGCGCGCACGCGCCTTGCGCGACGACGGCGTGACGACGCTGGAGATCAAGTCCGGTTACGGCCTCGACTTCGACAATGAACGCAAGATGTTGCGTGTGGCGCGCCGCATCGGCGACCTCCTGGGCATCACGGTGCGCGCCACCTTCCTTGGCGCGCATGCGCTACCGCCCGAGTTCGCCGGTCGCGAGGACCACTACATCGACGCCGTGTGCACGTGGCTGCCGACGCTGCACGAGGAAGGTCTGGTGGACGCGGTGGATGCCTTCTGCGAGCGCATCGGCTTCACGGCGGCGCAGACGCAGCGCGTGTTCGAAGCGGCGCGCGCATTGGGCATCCCGGTGAAGCTGCATGCCGACCAGCTCAGCGATGGGGGCGGCGCGGCGTTGGTCGCGGCGTTCGATGGCCTGTCGGCCGACCACGTGGAATACACGTCCGAGGCCGGCGTTGCGGCGATGGCGCGCGCGGGCAGCGTGGCCGTCCTGCTACCGGGTGCCTTCCACGTGCTGCGCGAAACGAAACTGCCGCCGCTGGACGCTTTCCGCGCCCACGGCGTGCCGATGGCGGTGGCGACGGACTGCAACCCGGGCACCTCGCCCCTGCAGTCGCTGCGCCTGGCCATGTCGCTGGCTTGCACGCATTTCCGCCTGACCCCGGAAGAAGCGTTGCGCGGCGCCACCGTGCATGCAGCGCAGGCGCTGGGCCTCAAGGATCGCGGCCGCCTGATGGTGGGACAGCGCGCGGACTTCGTGCGCTGGCGCATCGGCCGGCCAGCGCAACTGGCGTATTGGCTGGGCGGCGATCTGGTCTCGGCCGTGCATGTGGGCGGTCGGGTCGTGAGTCCCCCCTGA
- a CDS encoding 30S ribosomal protein THX — protein MGKGDRKTAKGKRYSSSYGNARKRTVAKAGIAATATAKKAVVKAPAKKAVTKKAVAK, from the coding sequence ATGGGCAAGGGTGATCGCAAGACGGCCAAGGGCAAGCGCTATTCGTCCAGCTACGGCAACGCGCGCAAGCGTACGGTGGCCAAGGCGGGCATCGCGGCGACCGCAACCGCGAAGAAGGCGGTGGTGAAGGCGCCGGCGAAGAAGGCCGTGACCAAGAAGGCTGTCGCCAAGTAA